A window of Polaribacter litorisediminis contains these coding sequences:
- a CDS encoding dicarboxylate/amino acid:cation symporter, which translates to MKKVALHWKILIGMVLGIIFGFIMNSVDGGKGFVTDWIKPFGTIFINLLKLIAVPLILASLIKGISDLKDISKIKKMGLRTMIIYMMTTLVAIIIGLGIVNIVKPGAGMSADTIEKIKSKYESSSDVADKLTKATAQNDAGPLQALIDIFPSNIFTALGDASMLQIIFFALFVGISLLLIPEKKAKPLMDFFDSLNEVVMKMVDLIMLFAPYAVFALLANVIIAFDDTEILLKLLVYALCVVGGLLLMIGFYLTLVRVYTKKSPLWFLKQISPAQLLAFSTSSSAATLPVTMERVEEHLGVDKEISGFVLPVGATINMDGTSLYQAIAAVFIMQVVWPEGLTFSNQLIIVATALLASIGSAAVPSAGMVMLVIVLESIGFPPELLPIGLALIFAVDRPLDMCRTTVNVTGDATVSMIIAKSLDKLHDPKPKEWDDNYEKVK; encoded by the coding sequence ATGAAAAAAGTAGCATTACATTGGAAAATTTTAATAGGAATGGTTTTAGGAATCATTTTTGGTTTTATCATGAATTCTGTTGACGGTGGTAAAGGATTTGTAACAGATTGGATAAAACCTTTTGGAACTATTTTTATCAATCTTTTAAAATTAATTGCAGTACCCCTAATATTAGCCTCTTTAATTAAAGGAATTTCTGATTTAAAAGATATTTCTAAAATTAAAAAAATGGGACTAAGAACCATGATTATTTATATGATGACAACTCTTGTGGCCATTATCATTGGTTTAGGAATTGTAAATATTGTGAAACCAGGCGCAGGAATGTCTGCTGATACCATTGAGAAAATAAAATCAAAATACGAGAGCTCTTCTGATGTTGCAGATAAATTAACCAAGGCAACGGCACAAAATGATGCAGGTCCTTTACAAGCATTAATCGATATTTTTCCAAGTAATATTTTTACGGCCTTAGGAGATGCTAGTATGTTACAAATTATCTTTTTTGCCTTGTTTGTAGGTATTTCTTTACTTCTAATACCAGAAAAGAAAGCAAAACCACTAATGGATTTCTTTGACTCTTTAAACGAAGTCGTCATGAAAATGGTCGATTTAATTATGTTATTTGCACCTTATGCTGTTTTTGCTTTGTTAGCAAACGTTATTATTGCTTTCGATGATACAGAAATTCTTTTAAAACTCTTAGTATATGCGCTTTGCGTAGTGGGTGGTTTATTGTTAATGATTGGCTTTTATCTTACCTTGGTTCGTGTATACACAAAAAAATCTCCGCTATGGTTTTTAAAACAAATTAGTCCTGCGCAATTATTGGCTTTTTCAACAAGTTCTAGTGCAGCAACTTTGCCTGTAACCATGGAAAGAGTTGAAGAGCATTTAGGTGTTGATAAAGAAATTTCTGGTTTTGTTTTACCAGTGGGTGCTACCATAAATATGGACGGAACAAGTTTATACCAAGCTATTGCGGCTGTGTTTATTATGCAAGTAGTTTGGCCAGAAGGGTTAACATTTTCTAACCAATTAATTATTGTGGCAACGGCATTATTAGCTTCTATTGGATCTGCAGCCGTGCCAAGTGCAGGCATGGTCATGTTGGTTATTGTATTAGAATCTATCGGTTTTCCTCCTGAACTATTGCCTATTGGTTTAGCACTAATTTTTGCCGTAGACAGACCTTTAGACATGTGTAGAACTACTGTAAACGTTACTGGAGACGCCACAGTTTCTATGATTATTGCAAAATCTTTAGATAAATTACACGATCCTAAACCAAAAGAATGGGACGACAACTATGAAAAAGTAAAGTAG
- a CDS encoding sulfurtransferase, with product MTLQISNPLVSADWLYNHLDAKNLIILDCTIPKVTAVASVQSEAKKQIAGALFFDIKNMFSDTTSAFPNTVLPPKNFEEKARNLGVKKDSCLVVYDDLGIYSSPRVWWLFTLMGFKNIAVLDGGLPAWKSKNYPIQVPNKHSLPQGDFLVKYRPEKLKFTNDVLSAIEKHQFLIVDARSEDRFYARVLEPRKEIRNGHIPTSVSLPFTEIVENGFMKEKDQLQEIYTRINPAKKDFIFTCGTGITASILAFGSALVGIQNSAVYDGSWTEWGSTNNLPIEK from the coding sequence ATGACTTTACAAATTTCAAATCCTTTGGTTTCTGCAGATTGGCTTTACAATCATTTAGATGCCAAAAATCTTATCATTTTAGATTGTACAATTCCGAAAGTTACGGCGGTAGCATCCGTGCAAAGTGAAGCTAAAAAGCAAATAGCAGGCGCTCTGTTTTTTGATATCAAAAATATGTTTTCTGATACAACATCAGCTTTTCCAAATACGGTTTTACCACCTAAAAACTTTGAAGAAAAGGCACGGAATTTAGGGGTTAAAAAGGATAGTTGTCTAGTAGTTTATGACGATTTAGGCATCTATTCTTCTCCAAGAGTTTGGTGGCTATTTACTTTAATGGGTTTTAAAAATATTGCTGTTTTAGATGGAGGTTTGCCTGCATGGAAATCTAAAAATTATCCTATTCAAGTTCCGAATAAACATTCTTTACCGCAAGGAGACTTTCTTGTAAAATATCGTCCTGAAAAACTAAAATTTACGAATGATGTTTTATCAGCCATAGAAAAGCATCAGTTTTTAATTGTGGATGCACGTTCAGAAGATCGTTTTTATGCAAGAGTATTAGAACCTAGAAAAGAGATTAGAAATGGTCATATACCGACCTCTGTAAGTTTACCTTTTACAGAAATTGTTGAAAACGGTTTTATGAAAGAAAAAGACCAACTTCAAGAAATTTATACAAGAATAAACCCAGCAAAGAAAGATTTTATTTTTACTTGTGGAACAGGAATTACAGCATCTATTTTGGCTTTTGGAAGCGCATTAGTTGGTATTCAAAATTCTGCAGTATATGATGGTTCTTGGACAGAATGGGGATCTACAAATAATTTACCAATAGAAAAATAA
- a CDS encoding OmpH family outer membrane protein: MKLKFTILFIAFISSAAMAQSKVGTIDSDYIINIMPEAKIVIERSQEYGARLDSTFSIKMEDYKKRVKDFRAKEKEMGELMKKVLVDELTALEQDVKKFQENGNKLMQLKRNELMVPLYKKLNEAVTEIAKEEGYSQIFTKAGNQFAYIDENFDITKLVMKKLGIKAPEIKE; this comes from the coding sequence ATGAAATTAAAATTTACAATTCTTTTTATTGCTTTTATAAGCAGTGCGGCTATGGCGCAAAGTAAAGTAGGGACCATAGACAGCGATTATATCATTAATATAATGCCTGAGGCTAAAATTGTGATAGAAAGATCACAAGAATACGGGGCTAGATTAGATTCTACTTTTTCTATTAAAATGGAAGATTATAAAAAGCGAGTGAAAGATTTTAGGGCGAAAGAAAAAGAAATGGGTGAGCTGATGAAGAAAGTATTGGTTGATGAATTGACAGCGTTAGAACAAGATGTGAAGAAATTTCAAGAAAACGGAAATAAACTGATGCAATTAAAGCGGAATGAATTAATGGTACCGTTATATAAAAAATTAAACGAAGCGGTTACTGAAATAGCAAAGGAAGAGGGATATTCTCAAATATTTACAAAAGCAGGAAATCAGTTTGCTTACATAGACGAAAATTTTGATATTACTAAATTAGTGATGAAAAAACTTGGTATTAAAGCACCTGAAATAAAAGAATAA
- the miaA gene encoding tRNA (adenosine(37)-N6)-dimethylallyltransferase MiaA, with amino-acid sequence MKEIHNTLITIVGPTAIGKTALSIQLANHFKSDIISCDSRQFYKEMVIGTAVPNAEELAAAKHHFIQNRSIFEDYNVGQFERDALATLDTLFEKNPIQIMVGGSGLYVDAVLKGLDYFPEVDKQIRENLTKLLEEEGIEVLQQQLKELDLETYNAIAIDNPHRVMRALEICLGTGIPYATFKNKPKAPRNFKSIKIGLTADREIIYHRINQRVDLMIENGLIEEAENLYPHKNLNALQTVGYRELFSFFQDDFTQEFAISEIKKNTRRFAKRQLTWFKRDTETIWFEYQTNEKKIITTILDKMNAF; translated from the coding sequence ATGAAAGAAATACATAATACTTTAATAACCATTGTTGGACCTACAGCAATAGGTAAAACTGCCTTAAGTATACAGTTAGCAAATCATTTTAAGTCGGATATTATTTCATGCGATTCTAGACAGTTTTATAAAGAAATGGTTATTGGAACCGCTGTTCCTAATGCAGAGGAGTTAGCTGCAGCCAAACACCATTTTATACAAAATAGAAGCATTTTTGAAGATTATAATGTGGGTCAATTTGAAAGAGATGCCCTGGCGACTTTAGATACTTTATTTGAAAAAAATCCAATTCAGATTATGGTTGGAGGCAGTGGCTTATATGTAGATGCTGTCTTAAAAGGGTTAGATTATTTTCCTGAAGTTGATAAACAGATTCGCGAAAATCTTACCAAATTATTAGAAGAAGAGGGCATTGAAGTTTTACAGCAACAATTAAAAGAGTTAGATTTAGAGACCTATAATGCTATTGCGATAGATAATCCTCATCGTGTTATGAGAGCTTTAGAAATTTGTTTGGGTACAGGAATTCCGTATGCAACTTTTAAAAATAAACCCAAAGCCCCCAGAAATTTTAAATCTATAAAAATAGGATTAACGGCAGATAGAGAAATTATTTATCATAGAATTAATCAAAGAGTAGATCTAATGATTGAAAATGGTTTAATAGAAGAAGCTGAAAATTTGTACCCTCATAAAAACTTGAATGCTTTACAAACTGTTGGTTATAGAGAATTATTTTCTTTCTTTCAGGACGATTTTACGCAGGAATTTGCCATTTCTGAGATTAAAAAAAATACCAGACGTTTTGCAAAAAGACAGTTAACTTGGTTTAAAAGAGATACAGAAACAATATGGTTTGAGTATCAAACTAACGAAAAAAAAATAATTACAACAATTTTAGATAAGATGAATGCTTTTTAA
- a CDS encoding ion transporter: protein MKNSANKPSWKERLHEIIYEADTKEGKLFDVILLVAIIASIILVMLESVESFDTKYHDQLNISEWVITILFSIEYVLRVITIKKPSKYIFSFFGIIDLLSTIPKYLSFIIIGSHNLAALRALRLLRVFRILKVARYIGASNRLIVALKASRAKILVFLFFVIILCLILGTIMYMIEGEENGFTSIPRSVYWAVVTLTTVGYGDIAPNTPFGQFIASIIMVLGYGIIAIPTGIVSSEMTKHEGSDLDFNTQSCPNCLADRHKENSIFCYNCGDTLNPDERNT, encoded by the coding sequence TTGAAAAATTCAGCAAATAAACCCTCTTGGAAAGAAAGACTTCATGAAATTATTTATGAAGCAGATACCAAAGAAGGCAAACTTTTTGATGTAATATTATTGGTAGCCATTATTGCGAGTATTATACTGGTCATGCTAGAAAGTGTAGAAAGTTTTGATACTAAATATCACGATCAATTAAATATTTCTGAATGGGTGATTACAATTCTTTTTTCTATTGAATATGTTTTAAGGGTGATTACCATAAAAAAGCCGTCAAAATATATTTTTAGCTTTTTTGGAATCATAGATCTACTATCAACAATTCCGAAATACTTATCATTTATCATCATTGGGTCGCATAATTTGGCGGCCTTAAGAGCTTTGCGTTTATTAAGAGTTTTTAGAATATTAAAAGTAGCAAGATATATAGGCGCTTCCAATAGATTGATAGTTGCCTTAAAAGCAAGCCGAGCTAAAATTTTAGTTTTTTTATTTTTTGTAATTATATTGTGTTTAATTCTTGGTACCATAATGTATATGATAGAAGGTGAAGAAAATGGCTTTACAAGTATACCAAGAAGTGTTTATTGGGCAGTTGTAACACTTACTACTGTTGGTTATGGAGATATTGCACCAAATACCCCTTTTGGTCAATTTATTGCAAGTATCATCATGGTTTTAGGATATGGTATTATAGCAATTCCAACCGGAATAGTTAGTTCAGAAATGACAAAACATGAAGGAAGTGATCTTGATTTCAATACACAATCTTGCCCCAACTGTTTGGCAGATAGACACAAAGAAAATTCGATTTTTTGTTATAATTGTGGCGATACTTTAAATCCTGATGAAAGAAATACATAA
- a CDS encoding DUF4331 family protein, translating to MKKSKILVATVFAAIIGLITIAADHIDAPATSGTNADITDFYAFQGENTRNLVFVANVQGLLSPSASATASFDENVLVEFNIDTNDDKVEDLVIQAIPRDGNMYFFGPFAPSSTGLNSNINEMATKNEVAITSYGTSATISESNGMKFFAGPRDDPFFMDFAQYGAILGGNASGFNNPGADTFAGSNVLSIVIEVPKSQIGGSGTINTWVTTNTKQ from the coding sequence ATGAAAAAAAGTAAAATTTTAGTAGCAACCGTTTTCGCAGCGATTATCGGTTTAATTACAATCGCAGCAGATCATATTGATGCGCCTGCAACCAGTGGAACCAATGCGGACATTACAGACTTCTATGCCTTTCAAGGAGAAAACACACGCAACCTTGTTTTTGTAGCAAATGTTCAAGGGCTATTGAGTCCATCTGCATCAGCAACTGCCTCTTTTGATGAAAATGTGTTGGTAGAATTTAATATTGACACCAATGATGACAAAGTTGAAGACTTGGTGATTCAAGCAATTCCGAGAGACGGAAACATGTATTTTTTCGGTCCATTTGCACCATCATCAACAGGATTAAATAGTAATATTAATGAAATGGCAACAAAAAATGAAGTAGCAATTACTTCTTATGGAACCAGTGCAACAATCTCAGAAAGCAATGGAATGAAATTTTTTGCAGGGCCAAGAGATGATCCTTTCTTTATGGACTTTGCACAATATGGAGCAATTCTTGGCGGAAATGCATCTGGCTTTAACAATCCTGGGGCTGATACTTTTGCCGGCAGTAATGTACTTTCTATAGTCATTGAAGTACCTAAAAGTCAAATTGGAGGTTCAGGGACCATCAACACTTGGGTAACTACAAATACAAAACAATAA
- a CDS encoding DUF4331 family protein, with the protein MKIYKIKYIAIAIFSLFIISCDNNDENTMTPVATDFSGTFSQKDQMGRPAVNTVFVSADSKDAFNVTIPSQQGAMFQSMFETNLTGLSPAYANAGDANALGLDAPSFTSLLATDVLNVSLDGTTTFFDGTNVLTGRALADDVITVELLLIFGGEDFSENPTLSDDHVSANDKEFLTSFPYLASPW; encoded by the coding sequence ATGAAAATTTATAAAATTAAATACATAGCAATTGCAATCTTTTCACTATTCATAATAAGCTGCGACAATAATGACGAGAACACGATGACCCCAGTAGCAACAGATTTTTCTGGAACGTTTTCACAAAAAGATCAAATGGGTAGACCAGCAGTAAACACTGTTTTTGTTTCAGCGGATAGCAAAGATGCTTTTAATGTTACCATTCCTTCTCAACAAGGAGCTATGTTTCAATCCATGTTCGAAACAAATTTAACCGGTTTAAGTCCTGCGTATGCAAATGCAGGAGATGCGAATGCATTAGGATTGGATGCACCTTCTTTTACCAGTTTACTAGCTACTGATGTATTAAATGTATCTTTAGACGGAACTACAACTTTCTTTGATGGCACCAACGTTTTAACAGGACGAGCTTTAGCAGATGATGTAATTACGGTGGAGTTATTGTTGATTTTTGGTGGAGAAGATTTTTCTGAAAACCCTACCCTGTCGGATGATCATGTAAGTGCAAATGATAAAGAATTCTTAACCTCTTTTCCTTATTTAGCATCTCCATGGTAA